In the Bacillus shivajii genome, one interval contains:
- a CDS encoding LTA synthase family protein, which yields MKAFVRDHMFMIMCLVIIWLKTFVVSITTFQLTINQFIEGVTFALNPLAFLLVIFSIGLLMIPSVQRKYYFIVSLLLTVVLYSNAVYYREFSDIITLPMLVMSANMGDLSTSIVELVQWYDVFFFLDLTLVVFFLLKKPEFLTVHQAPFKQSKHKYAIIAVVALTIVGTSQADRIGGSENRAHSFNRDHLVQSIGLYNFYVYDAFVHLSTSTQTVFANENDWVSIEEHLDLYRVGSNDKYFGAAQDMNVVVVSMESVESFVIGEEVNGEEITPFLNELIDDSFYFENFYYQTGQGKTSDAEFLINNSLYPLGRGAVFHTHDENEYDALPKTLRDNSYYTASFHANDETFYNRDVMYNNLGYDEYFAFDDYEINHENTVGWGMKDIDWIEQSMKYVEELPEPFYGTFLTLTNHFPYELDEQDHFIEPFDSESEIVNRYFPTVRYTDEAMKVLVDELKEADLYENTILVMYGDHYGIAESHYDELSKFLGEDIGPYESVKLERVPLIIHVPGVEGETFDTVSGQVDVMPTLMNLLGIPADEHVMFGSDLLNENRDDFAVLRNGTVITDEVIYTSETCYENKTGDAISMDHCIQARDRGEWELFYSDKIIYGDLLRFK from the coding sequence ATGAAAGCTTTTGTCCGTGACCATATGTTTATGATCATGTGTCTTGTTATCATTTGGCTTAAGACGTTTGTTGTTTCTATTACAACATTTCAATTAACGATAAACCAGTTTATCGAAGGAGTCACTTTTGCACTAAACCCATTAGCATTTTTGCTCGTGATTTTTAGTATCGGGTTATTAATGATACCGAGTGTTCAGCGAAAATACTACTTTATCGTAAGTTTATTATTAACAGTTGTATTATATTCGAACGCTGTTTATTATAGAGAGTTTAGTGATATTATTACACTTCCGATGCTTGTAATGAGTGCGAACATGGGAGATTTAAGTACTAGTATTGTAGAGTTGGTCCAGTGGTATGATGTGTTTTTCTTCCTCGATTTGACCTTAGTCGTGTTTTTCCTTCTAAAAAAGCCTGAATTCTTAACCGTTCATCAAGCACCATTTAAACAAAGTAAGCATAAATATGCGATTATTGCAGTTGTTGCTTTAACCATTGTAGGGACAAGTCAAGCTGATCGTATTGGAGGTTCAGAAAACCGAGCTCACTCCTTTAATAGGGATCATCTCGTTCAATCGATTGGATTATACAACTTTTATGTTTATGATGCTTTTGTACACTTATCGACGAGTACACAGACTGTATTTGCAAATGAAAATGATTGGGTGTCAATAGAAGAGCATTTAGACCTTTATCGGGTCGGATCAAATGATAAATATTTTGGAGCTGCACAAGATATGAACGTTGTCGTGGTCTCCATGGAGTCTGTTGAAAGCTTTGTCATTGGAGAAGAGGTTAATGGAGAAGAGATTACACCGTTTTTAAATGAGCTCATTGATGACAGCTTCTATTTCGAAAACTTCTATTATCAGACGGGGCAAGGGAAAACATCAGATGCAGAGTTTTTAATTAATAACTCTCTTTATCCTCTAGGGCGAGGAGCTGTGTTTCATACACATGATGAAAATGAATATGATGCATTGCCTAAAACGTTGAGAGACAATAGCTATTACACAGCTTCATTTCATGCCAATGATGAAACGTTCTACAATCGCGATGTGATGTATAACAATTTAGGGTATGACGAGTACTTCGCGTTTGATGACTACGAAATAAATCATGAGAATACGGTTGGCTGGGGAATGAAAGATATTGATTGGATTGAGCAATCAATGAAATATGTCGAGGAACTGCCTGAACCTTTTTATGGGACATTTTTAACCCTAACCAACCATTTTCCATATGAGTTAGATGAACAAGACCACTTTATTGAGCCCTTTGATTCAGAAAGTGAAATTGTGAATCGATATTTTCCAACAGTTCGTTATACAGATGAAGCAATGAAAGTGCTAGTCGATGAGTTAAAAGAGGCCGATCTCTATGAAAATACAATTCTCGTCATGTATGGTGATCATTACGGAATTGCAGAAAGCCACTATGATGAATTAAGCAAATTTTTAGGAGAAGATATAGGCCCTTATGAATCTGTCAAACTAGAACGTGTACCTCTCATTATTCATGTGCCAGGAGTGGAAGGGGAGACTTTCGATACGGTGTCAGGTCAGGTCGATGTAATGCCAACCTTAATGAATTTACTAGGTATTCCAGCAGATGAACATGTCATGTTTGGATCAGATTTATTAAATGAAAACCGCGATGACTTTGCAGTTTTGCGTAACGGTACAGTGATTACCGATGAAGTGATTTATACTTCAGAAACATGTTATGAAAATAAAACCGGAGACGCAATTTCAATGGACCATTGCATTCAAGCAAGAGATAGAGGAGAATGGGAGCTTTTTTACTCAGATAAAATTATATATGGAGATTTATTGAGGTTTAAATAG
- a CDS encoding aminopeptidase, translating into MGQFEQKLEKYAELAVKIGVNIQKGQTLVVSAPVTSADLVRKIAEKAYDTGAKNVHVEWNDDELTRMKFDKAPFDAFKEYPTWKAKGFEEMAEDGAAFMTVKSTDPDLLKGIDPERIATANKTAGQAMDTFRKYIQSDKLSWLVVAAPSKAWAAKVFPEASEEEQEEKLWEAMFDAVRVNTADPVAAWKEHDQTLQTKAQFLNEKKYKQLHYRAPGTDLTIELPEGHIWKGGGGKNEDGVHFVANMPTEEVFTAPKKEGVNGYVTNTKPLNYGGNLIDNFTLTFENGKVVDYKAEVGEDTLKHLLDTDEGAKFLGEVALVPHSSPISQSGILFYNTLYDENASNHIALGSAYTFCVEGATKLSKEELEKVGLNQSLTHVDFMIGSAEMDIDGVKEDGTTEPVFRQGEWAV; encoded by the coding sequence ATGGGACAATTTGAACAGAAATTAGAAAAATACGCAGAATTAGCAGTGAAGATCGGTGTAAACATTCAAAAAGGACAAACATTAGTCGTGTCTGCCCCCGTTACTTCTGCTGATCTTGTAAGAAAAATTGCAGAAAAAGCGTATGATACAGGAGCAAAAAATGTTCACGTTGAGTGGAATGATGATGAATTAACACGTATGAAATTTGATAAGGCACCATTCGATGCTTTTAAGGAATACCCGACTTGGAAAGCTAAAGGGTTTGAAGAGATGGCGGAAGATGGAGCAGCTTTTATGACGGTCAAGTCAACTGATCCAGATTTATTAAAAGGTATCGACCCAGAACGTATCGCAACAGCAAATAAAACAGCAGGCCAAGCAATGGATACGTTCCGTAAATACATACAGTCAGACAAGTTGAGCTGGCTCGTCGTCGCAGCACCATCAAAGGCTTGGGCAGCAAAAGTATTCCCTGAAGCTTCAGAAGAAGAACAAGAAGAAAAGCTTTGGGAAGCAATGTTTGATGCGGTTCGTGTAAACACAGCTGATCCGGTTGCTGCTTGGAAAGAGCATGATCAAACGTTACAAACGAAAGCACAATTTTTAAATGAGAAAAAATATAAACAACTTCATTACCGCGCACCAGGAACAGATTTAACAATCGAACTTCCTGAAGGCCACATTTGGAAAGGTGGCGGAGGCAAAAATGAAGATGGCGTTCATTTCGTTGCCAATATGCCAACAGAAGAAGTCTTTACTGCACCGAAAAAAGAAGGTGTAAACGGTTATGTGACAAACACAAAGCCACTAAACTACGGTGGTAACTTAATCGATAACTTTACATTAACGTTTGAGAACGGAAAAGTCGTCGATTATAAAGCAGAAGTTGGCGAAGATACGTTAAAGCATTTGCTTGATACCGATGAAGGTGCGAAATTCTTAGGGGAAGTAGCATTAGTTCCACATAGCTCACCAATTTCTCAATCCGGTATCCTTTTCTACAACACGCTATACGATGAGAATGCATCAAACCATATTGCATTAGGAAGTGCATACACATTTTGCGTAGAAGGTGCAACAAAATTGTCCAAAGAAGAATTAGAAAAGGTTGGTTTAAACCAGAGCCTTACACACGTCGACTTCATGATCGGCTCGGCTGAGATGGATATTGATGGTGTAAAAGAAGATGGCACGACTGAACCAGTATTCCGTCAAGGTGAATGGGCAGTTTAA
- a CDS encoding YjiH family protein, with translation MDSKYNEQISSSALWKFIIPSLLGIGLFMMPIPTEEGITIPVAILSGGLQDLLSTALPAIMTYIILISVIGVIVQKTIRPKGMENSTFFKALFDIHPFWFITRITAAILAFMTLYQIGPEWVHDDYTGGLLLNSLLPTLFAVFLFAGLFLPLLLNFGLLEFFGSLLTKLMRPLFTLPGRSSIDSLTSWLGDGTIGVLLTNKQYEEGYYTKREAAVIGTTFSVVSITFSLVVIFEVGLEHMFVPFYLTVFISGFIAAVIMPRIPPLSRKKMEYIHGKDGQLDESVPSGYTSISWGFKKAKERADKNTSVVDFFKDGSKNVLDMLVGVAPIVMAFGTIAVIIAEFTPIFTWLGAPFVPILQLMQVPEATAAAETLVVGFADMFLPAIFASGIESEMTRFIIACVSVTQLIYLSEVGGVLLGSKIPISFKDLLIIFIERTIITLPIITLIAHMIF, from the coding sequence ATGGATTCAAAATATAACGAACAAATAAGTTCATCGGCATTATGGAAGTTTATCATTCCTTCCCTACTAGGTATCGGGTTATTCATGATGCCCATCCCAACAGAAGAAGGAATTACAATTCCTGTCGCAATTCTTTCTGGAGGATTACAAGACCTTCTAAGCACTGCATTACCTGCAATTATGACTTATATTATTTTAATTAGCGTTATTGGAGTCATCGTCCAGAAAACAATCCGACCAAAAGGTATGGAAAACAGTACATTTTTTAAAGCGTTGTTTGACATTCACCCTTTTTGGTTTATTACACGTATTACTGCGGCTATATTAGCATTTATGACGCTTTATCAAATTGGACCTGAATGGGTACATGATGATTATACGGGGGGGCTTTTACTTAACAGTCTTCTTCCTACTTTATTTGCTGTATTTTTGTTTGCTGGACTCTTTTTACCGCTACTTTTAAACTTCGGTTTATTAGAGTTTTTCGGCTCCTTATTGACAAAGCTAATGCGTCCTTTATTTACATTACCTGGTCGCTCTTCGATTGACTCCTTAACCTCTTGGTTAGGTGACGGAACAATCGGGGTACTTCTTACAAATAAACAGTATGAAGAAGGCTATTACACGAAGCGAGAAGCTGCAGTTATTGGTACAACGTTCTCTGTCGTATCGATTACGTTTTCTCTCGTTGTCATTTTTGAAGTTGGCCTTGAGCATATGTTTGTGCCCTTTTATTTAACAGTATTTATATCCGGTTTTATCGCGGCGGTTATTATGCCGAGAATTCCACCGCTTTCTCGTAAAAAAATGGAATACATTCACGGCAAAGATGGTCAGCTTGACGAGTCGGTGCCTAGTGGGTATACATCAATCAGTTGGGGATTTAAAAAGGCGAAAGAACGAGCGGATAAAAATACGAGTGTTGTTGATTTCTTTAAAGATGGATCAAAAAACGTATTAGATATGCTAGTCGGGGTTGCACCAATCGTTATGGCTTTCGGTACAATCGCAGTCATTATTGCTGAGTTCACTCCAATCTTTACATGGCTTGGTGCACCGTTTGTACCGATCCTACAACTAATGCAAGTCCCTGAAGCTACTGCTGCTGCTGAGACATTAGTCGTCGGTTTTGCTGACATGTTCTTACCTGCCATTTTTGCATCTGGTATTGAAAGTGAAATGACAAGGTTTATTATTGCTTGTGTCTCTGTTACACAGCTCATTTACTTGTCTGAAGTTGGGGGGGTTCTGTTAGGTTCAAAAATTCCTATTAGCTTTAAAGACTTACTAATTATTTTCATTGAACGTACAATTATTACGTTACCAATCATTACGTTAATTGCACATATGATTTTTTAA
- a CDS encoding RidA family protein — protein MEKKIVQTNEAPSAIGPYSQAVISGDLVYSSGQLGLDPETGEMREGLEAQTKQVFANVRAVLEAAGVTMNDVIKVMVFMKDMNDFAQVNEWYAEQFEEPYPARSAVEVARLPKDALVEVEVIARKA, from the coding sequence ATGGAGAAAAAAATTGTACAAACAAATGAAGCGCCTAGCGCAATTGGCCCGTACTCACAAGCGGTCATTTCAGGAGATTTAGTGTATTCATCAGGACAACTCGGGCTAGACCCAGAAACAGGGGAAATGCGAGAAGGTCTTGAAGCACAAACGAAACAAGTATTTGCAAATGTGCGTGCTGTTTTAGAAGCAGCAGGTGTGACAATGAATGATGTCATTAAAGTAATGGTCTTTATGAAAGATATGAACGACTTTGCACAAGTGAATGAATGGTATGCAGAGCAATTCGAGGAACCTTATCCAGCCAGAAGTGCTGTTGAGGTTGCTCGTCTACCGAAGGATGCATTAGTAGAAGTAGAAGTAATCGCAAGAAAAGCATAA
- a CDS encoding 5-oxoprolinase subunit C family protein yields MKAFDVIEPGLHTTIQDRGRYGYQQYGVGPSGAMDEDALVLGNLLVKNRRDAAALEMIMIGPSLRAEHDFLIAITGANIMPTIDGNTIPMWSTVLIKKGQTLRFGKPVAGARAYLTVAGGFDGDEIMGSKSTYIPGQFGGKEGRILEAGDKLTVRESSHKHHVRNVRLHSTLIPTYESHQTVRVIEGPQEEMFTEEAKEAFYRVQYKITPQSNRMGYRLEGKQLSHIEESGIITDAVVKGSVQVPGNGQPIVLMADRQTTGGYPKIATIISVDLWKIAQLLPGQTISFQKTTVKSAHELLRERENKWKQIEILHGK; encoded by the coding sequence ATGAAAGCATTTGATGTAATAGAGCCTGGACTACATACGACTATTCAAGATAGGGGTAGATATGGCTACCAACAATATGGTGTAGGACCTTCAGGAGCAATGGATGAAGATGCGCTTGTTCTTGGAAACTTATTAGTGAAAAATCGTCGTGATGCTGCTGCTCTAGAGATGATCATGATTGGTCCTAGCTTGAGAGCCGAGCACGATTTTCTTATTGCCATTACTGGAGCAAATATCATGCCCACTATTGATGGAAATACGATTCCAATGTGGTCAACCGTTTTGATAAAAAAGGGACAAACACTACGTTTCGGAAAGCCAGTCGCTGGAGCAAGAGCTTACTTAACTGTCGCAGGCGGATTTGATGGAGATGAGATTATGGGAAGCAAGTCAACCTATATCCCTGGCCAATTTGGAGGGAAGGAAGGGCGAATTTTGGAAGCCGGGGATAAGCTAACGGTGCGAGAAAGTTCTCATAAGCACCACGTAAGGAACGTTCGTCTGCACAGCACTCTCATCCCTACATATGAATCACATCAGACGGTGCGTGTTATAGAAGGTCCCCAAGAAGAGATGTTTACAGAAGAAGCTAAAGAGGCGTTTTATCGTGTACAATATAAAATAACGCCACAATCGAATCGAATGGGGTATCGTTTAGAAGGAAAACAGCTATCACATATCGAAGAAAGTGGGATCATTACTGACGCTGTTGTAAAAGGTTCTGTTCAAGTGCCAGGGAATGGACAGCCAATTGTTCTCATGGCAGATCGGCAAACGACTGGCGGATATCCAAAGATTGCTACGATTATCTCGGTTGATTTATGGAAGATCGCTCAACTGTTACCTGGACAAACAATATCTTTTCAAAAAACAACCGTCAAAAGCGCTCATGAATTACTTCGTGAGCGAGAAAACAAATGGAAACAAATTGAAATCTTACATGGAAAATAA
- a CDS encoding LamB/YcsF family protein, with amino-acid sequence MKHVIDLNCDLGESFGHYKLGEDEQVLNDITSANIACGFHAGDYNVMHRTVKLALEKEVAIGAHPGLPDLAGFGRRYMEFSPQEVFNMVVYQMNALNGFTSLYGVPIHHIKPHGALYNIAASNYSIAEAVAKAVIKTDKQLILYGLANSELIKAGKEVGLKTAEEVFADRTYKEDGTLTPRTKENALIHDTDQAVAQVLQMVKQGTVTSTNGTEVAIQADTLCVHGDSPQALQFVKTIRELFKNEGIEAKAIGNY; translated from the coding sequence TTGAAACATGTGATTGATTTAAATTGTGATCTTGGTGAAAGCTTTGGTCATTATAAGTTAGGTGAAGATGAACAAGTGTTAAATGACATTACATCTGCAAATATTGCATGTGGTTTTCATGCAGGAGATTATAATGTGATGCACCGAACGGTTAAACTCGCATTGGAAAAAGAGGTTGCAATTGGAGCTCACCCAGGACTTCCTGACTTAGCCGGATTCGGACGACGCTATATGGAATTCTCTCCCCAAGAAGTATTTAATATGGTTGTATATCAAATGAATGCATTAAATGGATTTACAAGCCTATATGGAGTTCCTATACACCATATAAAGCCTCATGGAGCTCTATATAATATTGCCGCCAGTAATTATTCAATCGCTGAAGCGGTCGCCAAAGCTGTTATAAAAACAGATAAACAGTTAATTTTATACGGATTAGCTAATAGTGAACTCATTAAGGCTGGGAAGGAAGTAGGGTTAAAGACTGCTGAAGAAGTTTTCGCCGATCGTACTTACAAGGAAGATGGAACACTAACTCCGAGAACGAAAGAAAATGCACTCATTCATGACACCGATCAAGCGGTTGCTCAAGTGTTACAAATGGTAAAACAGGGAACAGTCACTTCAACAAATGGCACAGAGGTGGCGATTCAAGCAGACACATTATGTGTGCATGGAGATAGTCCTCAAGCTCTTCAGTTTGTGAAGACGATTCGCGAGCTTTTTAAGAATGAAGGAATTGAAGCTAAAGCGATAGGTAATTATTAA
- the pxpB gene encoding 5-oxoprolinase subunit PxpB gives MKEIKLSPLGDGAVRIEFEQTVSLQVNERVQALARSIQISPFQGFIELVPAYTTVTVYYDPLRINYEKVVNELRSRIKTCGDSFTNKQRVITIPVLYGGDAGPDLSRVADVHGLSVDEVIKQHSHPTYYVYMLGFSPGFPYLGGLSNTLATPRRDEPRAKVKAGSIGIAGKQTGIYSVTSPGGWQIIGHTPVKLFDTTSDPLFLIEAGDKIKFIPIEEERYKEILAEVKDGTYKPEITIKEGRSS, from the coding sequence GTGAAAGAAATAAAGCTGTCTCCTTTAGGGGACGGAGCTGTTCGAATAGAGTTTGAACAAACCGTCTCTTTACAAGTCAATGAACGTGTTCAAGCTTTAGCAAGGTCTATTCAAATTTCACCTTTTCAAGGTTTTATAGAATTAGTTCCTGCATACACAACAGTGACGGTTTACTATGATCCTTTAAGAATAAATTATGAAAAGGTCGTAAATGAACTACGTAGTCGAATAAAAACGTGTGGCGATTCATTCACTAATAAACAACGGGTCATTACAATTCCGGTGTTATATGGGGGGGACGCTGGACCTGATTTAAGTAGAGTTGCTGATGTTCATGGATTATCGGTAGATGAAGTCATCAAACAACATTCACATCCGACCTACTATGTGTATATGTTAGGTTTTTCTCCTGGATTTCCTTATTTAGGTGGACTGTCTAACACACTTGCGACACCAAGAAGAGATGAACCGAGAGCCAAGGTTAAAGCTGGTTCTATTGGTATTGCAGGAAAACAAACAGGAATATATTCAGTAACAAGCCCGGGTGGGTGGCAAATTATTGGCCATACCCCAGTAAAGTTATTCGACACTACAAGTGACCCTCTTTTCTTGATCGAAGCAGGTGATAAAATTAAATTTATACCGATTGAAGAAGAAAGGTATAAAGAAATTCTGGCTGAAGTAAAAGATGGTACCTATAAACCTGAAATAACCATAAAAGAAGGGAGGAGTTCTTAA
- a CDS encoding ArsR/SmtB family transcription factor: MEHQINYEVSPVIELLSSMHRIGAYDAITKGERHLHHSSSEVDAWVKKTKESMPEELFHELLIFFNRENSLGLTLVPCVITQDGRQDIHSFISMLYQMSLSELFYYFTHAGTNELEEVSDYNDPQQVVRFLEKLNLPEREKWKLSYLIFGGEKTKKRFIQLVERFYYQYFQPFEKEVVETQERLIDELKSANQIGEPSYLKEILPDSECGGGSDKPLFIFASNFIDTEYLVFKSVVPSVTTLIIGTRYMEALFKSKVEKDVLNTIRIMADVRRYNILITLKGQPRYGDELAKELGVSNSTMSHHLSSLVSQRLIKSIRRENRVYYELNKEEVQSVLRGFKRLLAE, translated from the coding sequence ATGGAACATCAAATAAACTATGAGGTATCTCCCGTTATAGAATTGTTATCAAGTATGCATAGGATTGGGGCGTATGATGCGATAACTAAGGGTGAAAGGCATCTTCATCATTCATCAAGTGAAGTGGATGCTTGGGTGAAAAAAACGAAAGAGAGTATGCCTGAAGAACTGTTTCATGAATTACTTATTTTCTTCAATCGTGAAAATTCTTTGGGTCTTACGTTGGTGCCTTGTGTAATAACGCAGGATGGGCGTCAAGATATCCATTCTTTTATAAGTATGTTGTATCAGATGAGTTTGAGTGAGTTGTTTTATTATTTTACTCATGCAGGCACTAACGAACTAGAGGAAGTTTCTGATTATAATGACCCACAACAAGTGGTACGTTTTTTGGAAAAACTAAATTTACCAGAACGTGAAAAATGGAAATTGAGTTATTTAATTTTCGGTGGTGAAAAAACGAAGAAGCGATTTATTCAACTGGTAGAAAGATTTTATTATCAATATTTCCAGCCGTTTGAAAAGGAAGTTGTAGAGACTCAAGAAAGATTAATTGATGAATTAAAGAGTGCTAACCAAATAGGGGAACCTTCTTATTTAAAAGAAATATTACCTGATTCTGAGTGTGGAGGAGGTTCAGATAAGCCCTTGTTTATTTTCGCCTCCAATTTTATAGACACTGAATACTTAGTTTTTAAATCAGTAGTACCTTCAGTGACGACTCTGATTATTGGTACGAGATATATGGAAGCACTATTTAAAAGTAAAGTAGAAAAAGACGTATTAAATACTATTCGTATCATGGCTGATGTGCGGCGTTATAACATTCTTATTACTTTAAAGGGGCAGCCTCGGTATGGAGATGAACTTGCAAAGGAATTAGGTGTGTCAAATTCGACGATGTCTCATCATCTCAGTTCGCTTGTATCACAAAGACTAATTAAATCAATAAGAAGAGAGAATAGAGTCTACTATGAATTAAACAAGGAAGAAGTTCAAAGTGTACTAAGAGGGTTTAAAAGGTTGTTAGCGGAGTAG
- a CDS encoding ABC transporter ATP-binding protein, with protein sequence MSKPVLEVRNLETHFFTDRGEVPAVDNISFEIHDGEVLGIVGESGCGKSVTSLSVMGLVPSPPGKIVGGEILFRQKQAAKAKEEDLVHISKKRMRSIRGNQIAMIFQEPMTSLDPLYTIGFQIIEALKNHYKLSKKEARQKAIDLLKLVGIPRSEEIVDEYPHQLSGGMRQRVMIAIAMACDPEVLIADEPTTALDVTIQAQILALMKKLNKEKGTAIMLITHDLGVVAEMCNRVVVMYAGKVVEEGDVRTILKNPKHPYTKGLIRSLPKMSKREKRLYSIPGNVPKPGSIKQGCRFAARCGEVFDRCWKEDPELLQLSNGHQCRCFLYAQEEEVTHV encoded by the coding sequence ATGTCTAAGCCCGTTTTAGAAGTCCGCAATTTAGAAACCCACTTTTTCACCGATCGAGGTGAGGTTCCCGCAGTGGATAATATCAGCTTCGAGATTCACGATGGAGAAGTTTTAGGTATTGTTGGTGAATCTGGGTGTGGAAAGAGCGTTACATCTTTATCAGTCATGGGGCTTGTTCCTAGCCCTCCAGGGAAAATTGTTGGAGGGGAAATTCTTTTTCGGCAAAAACAAGCTGCCAAGGCAAAAGAAGAAGACCTCGTTCATATAAGTAAAAAGAGAATGAGAAGCATTCGCGGAAATCAAATTGCGATGATTTTTCAAGAGCCTATGACGTCTTTAGATCCCTTATATACGATCGGCTTTCAAATCATTGAAGCATTGAAAAATCATTATAAACTATCAAAAAAAGAAGCGCGTCAAAAGGCAATAGATTTGCTTAAACTTGTAGGTATTCCAAGATCTGAGGAAATCGTTGATGAATATCCTCATCAATTGTCTGGTGGAATGCGCCAACGCGTCATGATAGCCATTGCTATGGCATGTGACCCTGAAGTTCTTATTGCTGATGAACCAACGACAGCACTTGATGTTACCATTCAAGCACAGATCCTTGCTCTGATGAAAAAGCTTAATAAAGAAAAAGGAACAGCAATCATGCTCATTACCCATGACCTCGGTGTTGTAGCTGAAATGTGTAATCGAGTTGTGGTTATGTATGCAGGAAAAGTCGTTGAAGAAGGCGATGTTCGAACGATCCTGAAAAATCCCAAACATCCATACACAAAAGGACTCATTCGTTCATTACCAAAGATGAGTAAACGAGAAAAAAGATTATATTCTATCCCTGGCAATGTGCCTAAACCTGGCTCGATTAAACAAGGTTGCCGTTTTGCCGCTAGGTGTGGGGAAGTATTTGATCGCTGTTGGAAGGAAGATCCTGAGCTTTTACAATTATCAAATGGTCATCAGTGTCGCTGCTTCCTCTATGCACAGGAAGAGGAGGTTACTCATGTCTAA